One window from the genome of Verrucomicrobiia bacterium encodes:
- a CDS encoding MoxR family ATPase — translation MNTGISAINNAVQESSAFVRPLFNEIGKVVIGQSYLVERLTIGLLANGHVLLEGVPGLAKTLSVKSLASCLSVKFSRLQFTPDMLPADVIGTQIYNPQSGNFTVRRGPIFANLVLADEINRAPAKVQSALLEAMQEKQVTIGDQTFKLEEPFLVLATQNPIEQEGTYPLPEAQVDRFMLKLKIGYPSREEERQILELMAHTTNLPSASPVVTAQQIFEARKVINDIYIDDKVKDYIVDLVCATREPETYKIQVKDFIQLGASPRATIALTLASKAYAFLKGRGYVTPQDVKSIGMDVLRHRVAITYEAEAENKTSETVIQKIFDELPVP, via the coding sequence ATGAACACAGGTATTAGCGCAATCAACAACGCCGTGCAGGAATCCAGTGCCTTTGTGCGGCCTCTCTTCAACGAAATCGGAAAAGTCGTCATCGGCCAAAGTTATCTGGTGGAGCGGTTGACGATCGGTTTGCTCGCCAATGGCCACGTCCTCCTCGAAGGTGTGCCCGGATTGGCCAAAACGCTCTCCGTCAAATCACTCGCCTCCTGCCTCAGCGTGAAATTTTCACGCCTTCAGTTCACTCCCGACATGCTCCCCGCCGACGTCATCGGTACGCAAATCTACAATCCGCAATCGGGCAATTTCACCGTCCGCCGCGGCCCGATCTTTGCCAACCTCGTCCTGGCCGATGAAATCAACCGCGCGCCCGCCAAGGTGCAAAGCGCGTTGCTCGAAGCCATGCAGGAAAAGCAAGTCACCATCGGCGACCAGACGTTCAAGCTCGAAGAACCATTCCTCGTGCTCGCGACGCAAAATCCGATTGAGCAGGAAGGCACTTATCCCCTGCCCGAAGCACAGGTGGATCGCTTCATGTTGAAACTCAAAATCGGCTATCCGTCGCGCGAGGAAGAGCGGCAGATTTTGGAATTGATGGCGCATACCACGAATTTGCCGAGCGCCAGTCCCGTGGTGACGGCCCAGCAGATTTTTGAAGCGCGCAAGGTCATCAATGATATTTACATTGATGACAAGGTGAAGGATTACATCGTGGATTTGGTTTGCGCCACGCGCGAACCGGAGACTTACAAAATCCAGGTGAAAGATTTCATCCAACTCGGCGCTTCCCCGCGTGCGACAATCGCGCTCACGCTCGCCTCCAAAGCCTACGCCTTCCTCAAAGGCCGCGGCTACGTCACGCCACAGGACGTGAAAAGCATCGGCATGGACGTTCTCCGCCACCGCGTTGCCATCACCTACGAAGCCGAAGCTGAAAATAAAACGAGCGAGACGGTAATTCAAAAGATTTTTGATGAATTGCCGGTGCCGTGA
- a CDS encoding DUF58 domain-containing protein produces the protein MIPREILKKIRQIEIRTNRLVSETLAGQYHSVFKGQGMNFDEVREYQPGDEVRAIDWNVTARMNHPFVKKFVEERELTLMLVVDLSGSGLFGSGEQSKRELAAEIASVLAFSAIRNNDKVGLILFTEEVEKFIPPRKGRRHVLRVIREILFFSPKRRGTNLNLALEFLTRVTPHRAIAAVVSDFLGQNTTESKPHEGSRRQTGLVLPQSLALASFTALRQANRRHDVVAIQITDRFELELPALGRLVLKDAETGEVVEVNTGDARKREAFAQRQAKAQADLLTVFRAAKIDSIQLRTDQPYGMALGRFFETREKRRLHG, from the coding sequence ATGATTCCTCGCGAAATCCTAAAAAAAATTCGTCAGATCGAGATCCGCACCAACCGGCTCGTGAGTGAAACCCTCGCGGGGCAGTATCACAGTGTCTTCAAGGGTCAGGGCATGAACTTCGACGAGGTGCGCGAATATCAGCCCGGCGATGAAGTGCGCGCGATTGATTGGAACGTCACCGCGCGCATGAATCATCCGTTCGTGAAAAAATTCGTCGAGGAACGAGAACTCACACTGATGCTCGTCGTGGATTTGAGCGGCTCCGGTTTGTTCGGTTCCGGCGAACAATCGAAACGCGAACTCGCCGCGGAGATCGCCTCGGTGCTCGCCTTCTCCGCGATCCGCAACAACGACAAAGTCGGCTTGATTCTTTTCACCGAGGAAGTCGAAAAATTTATTCCGCCGCGCAAAGGCCGACGCCATGTGCTGCGCGTGATCCGCGAGATTCTATTTTTTTCGCCGAAACGGCGCGGCACGAATTTGAATCTCGCACTGGAATTTCTCACCCGCGTTACGCCGCATCGCGCCATCGCCGCTGTCGTCTCCGATTTTCTTGGCCAAAACACGACCGAGAGCAAGCCGCATGAAGGCTCGCGTCGGCAAACCGGTTTGGTGCTGCCGCAGTCTTTGGCGCTGGCATCGTTCACGGCTCTGCGGCAGGCGAATCGCCGTCACGACGTCGTGGCGATCCAAATCACTGACCGTTTTGAACTCGAATTGCCCGCGCTCGGCCGCCTCGTGCTCAAGGATGCCGAAACCGGTGAAGTGGTCGAAGTCAATACCGGCGACGCACGCAAACGCGAGGCCTTCGCCCAACGTCAGGCCAAGGCGCAGGCGGATTTGTTGACAGTATTTCGCGCCGCGAAGATTGATTCGATTCAGTTGCGCACGGATCAGCCGTACGGCATGGCGCTCGGCCGGTTTTTTGAAACTCGCGAAAAGAGGCGGTTGCACGGATGA
- a CDS encoding VWA domain-containing protein → MSFAHPYVLLWLLLLPVLAWLKGRRSRQPAFLYSSVQLVKGIIGITRSNAGAILIKLRWLALAIFIIAMAQPRLTHSETTVSASGVDIVLALDMSGSMMAEDDGFELNGQQATRFAIAKDVLKRFIGKRPNDRLGLVIFATHAFVVVPPTLDHDFFAENLDRLDIGMEGFDDHATAIGSALSTCLNRLRDLKSKSKIVILMTDGENNSGKVPPLTAAEAAQALGVKVYTVGVGTRGQARIATGRVDVFGRKEYQRIPVDVDEVTLSKIASMTGGKYYRADSSDTMRKIYADIDRLEKTDAQVKKYTQYNEFFPWVILPGLFVLLLEVILTHTIWRKLP, encoded by the coding sequence ATGAGTTTCGCGCATCCATACGTTTTATTGTGGCTGCTGCTGCTGCCGGTGCTCGCCTGGCTGAAAGGCCGGCGTTCGCGGCAACCGGCATTTCTTTATTCGTCGGTGCAGTTGGTCAAAGGCATCATCGGCATCACGCGCTCGAACGCCGGCGCCATCCTGATCAAGCTGCGCTGGCTGGCCCTCGCGATCTTCATCATTGCCATGGCGCAACCGCGCCTGACGCACAGCGAAACCACTGTGAGCGCGAGCGGCGTGGATATTGTGCTGGCGCTCGACATGTCGGGCAGCATGATGGCCGAGGATGACGGCTTTGAATTGAACGGTCAGCAAGCCACACGCTTCGCCATCGCCAAGGATGTGTTGAAACGCTTCATCGGGAAACGTCCCAATGACCGCCTAGGCCTGGTGATTTTCGCGACGCACGCCTTCGTGGTCGTGCCGCCGACGCTGGACCACGATTTTTTTGCCGAGAACCTTGACCGTCTCGACATTGGCATGGAAGGTTTTGATGATCACGCCACGGCGATCGGTTCGGCGCTTTCGACCTGCCTCAATCGCCTGCGCGATTTGAAATCGAAAAGTAAAATCGTGATCCTGATGACCGACGGCGAAAATAATTCCGGCAAAGTCCCGCCACTCACGGCGGCTGAGGCGGCGCAGGCGCTCGGCGTGAAAGTCTATACGGTCGGCGTGGGCACGCGCGGGCAGGCGCGCATCGCGACTGGCCGCGTGGATGTTTTTGGGCGCAAGGAATATCAGCGCATCCCCGTGGACGTGGACGAAGTCACGCTCTCGAAAATTGCCAGCATGACCGGCGGAAAATATTATCGCGCCGACAGTTCGGACACGATGAGGAAGATTTACGCGGACATTGATCGTTTGGAAAAGACCGATGCCCAGGTGAAAAAATATACGCAATACAACGAATTTTTTCCGTGGGTGATTTTGCCGGGACTGTTTGTGCTGCTGCTGGAAGTGATCCTGACGCACACGATCTGGAGGAAGCTGCCATGA